The following are encoded together in the Leptotrichia trevisanii DSM 22070 genome:
- a CDS encoding proline--tRNA ligase, with amino-acid sequence MRLSKAFLKTYKEAPKEAQIVSHQLMLRAFMIKQLTRGVYTYLPFGYRVLKKIENIAREEMDRAGAQELLMPVLQPASLWEESGRWFAYGPELMRLKDRNEREFSLGPTHEEVITDVVRDSISSYKELPFNIYQIQTKFRDEMRPRFGLMRGREFVMKDAYSFHLTQESLDEEYLNMKDTYSRILERMGLNYRAVEADTGSIGGDASHEFMVLAESGEDDILYSDSSDYAANVEKATSIIELKESNEEKLPKELVETPNAKTIEELANFLNIPKEKTVKAVMLKEVLEEGEKFVLALIRGDLDVNPIKLKNVIGASTELEMMSEEECEKFGLVAGYAGSYEKKEGLYVVIDETVKYVRNFVLGANKPDYHYVNVNLEDLAYDLVADIRTARAGDISPDGKGVLKIARGIEVGHIFKLGEKYSKALNATVLDENGKQAVMKMGCYGMGMSRIISAAIEQNHDEYGIIWPKAIAPYHVDVVIANMKDETQVNIGEKLYNELNQNKIEAVLDDRNERAGFKFKDADLIGFPLKIVVGKGAADGIVEIKDRKTGESTDVKVEEVLNFVNNFIAE; translated from the coding sequence ATGAGATTATCAAAAGCGTTTTTAAAAACATACAAGGAAGCACCGAAAGAAGCTCAAATTGTGAGTCATCAGCTTATGCTTAGGGCTTTTATGATTAAGCAGCTTACGAGAGGAGTTTATACTTATTTGCCATTTGGATACAGAGTTCTTAAAAAGATAGAAAATATTGCGAGGGAAGAAATGGATAGGGCGGGGGCTCAGGAACTGCTTATGCCTGTACTGCAACCTGCCTCACTTTGGGAGGAATCTGGACGTTGGTTTGCTTATGGCCCTGAACTTATGAGATTAAAGGACAGAAATGAGAGGGAATTTTCGCTTGGGCCTACTCACGAGGAAGTTATTACAGATGTTGTAAGAGATTCGATTTCATCATACAAAGAGCTGCCTTTTAACATTTATCAGATTCAGACAAAATTTAGGGATGAAATGCGTCCAAGATTCGGGCTTATGCGTGGAAGAGAATTTGTGATGAAGGATGCTTACAGTTTTCATTTGACACAGGAATCGCTTGACGAGGAATATTTGAATATGAAAGATACTTATTCGAGAATTTTAGAAAGAATGGGACTTAATTACAGGGCAGTCGAGGCTGATACTGGTTCTATCGGTGGTGATGCTTCGCACGAATTTATGGTGCTTGCAGAAAGTGGAGAAGATGATATTTTATACAGCGACTCTTCAGATTATGCGGCAAACGTTGAAAAAGCAACAAGCATTATTGAATTAAAAGAAAGCAACGAAGAAAAACTTCCAAAAGAATTAGTCGAAACTCCAAATGCAAAAACAATTGAAGAGCTGGCTAATTTCTTGAATATCCCTAAAGAAAAAACTGTAAAGGCAGTAATGCTGAAGGAAGTTCTTGAAGAGGGTGAAAAGTTTGTGCTAGCCTTAATTCGTGGAGATTTGGATGTAAATCCTATAAAATTAAAAAATGTAATTGGAGCTTCTACAGAACTTGAAATGATGAGTGAGGAAGAATGCGAAAAATTCGGACTGGTTGCTGGCTATGCAGGTTCCTATGAAAAAAAAGAAGGCTTATACGTTGTAATTGACGAAACTGTAAAATATGTGAGAAACTTTGTTTTAGGTGCTAATAAACCTGATTATCACTATGTGAACGTAAATCTTGAAGACTTGGCATACGACTTAGTTGCAGATATCAGAACTGCCAGAGCTGGAGATATTTCCCCTGATGGAAAAGGAGTCCTAAAAATTGCACGTGGAATAGAAGTTGGACATATTTTCAAACTTGGAGAAAAATATTCAAAAGCCCTAAATGCTACTGTTCTTGATGAAAATGGAAAACAGGCAGTTATGAAAATGGGATGTTACGGAATGGGAATGTCAAGAATCATTTCAGCTGCAATCGAACAGAACCACGATGAATACGGTATAATCTGGCCAAAAGCAATAGCCCCTTACCACGTTGATGTAGTAATCGCCAATATGAAAGATGAAACACAGGTAAATATAGGTGAAAAATTGTATAATGAACTAAATCAAAATAAAATTGAAGCAGTATTAGACGACAGAAATGAAAGAGCAGGATTTAAGTTTAAAGATGCCGACTTAATCGGTTTTCCACTAAAAATAGTCGTTGGAAAAGGTGCAGCTGATGGAATTGTGGAAATAAAGGATAGAAAAACTGGAGAAAGTACAGATGTAAAAGTTGAGGAAGTTTTGAATTTTGTGAATAATTTTATAGCTGAGTAA
- a CDS encoding DUF6348 family protein, which translates to MFNRLKDLFKRKIEKSITDTSTDNNIVKYKVNLKEGSELVKWKILENNPGNIGELEGLGDSAFLIAYVLFGILQNKGFDVEILNDEIENNKWIYVKDNGYYLLPLLINFYYDENNELKMSATIQIHHKEIFPNGIFEYIYPQQKAENAIDGLFELFETWVDLDWLTLCDCLKFEKSEYMSMRIDLDKEKIKSKHVFYGPVLSYPNFDVEEAKSKGIDIDPYIDEFCPCCLFTNSMEAFDEQIKDTNQNYAIRLFAMKNPDGEIDADCRINGEEYPQAEKYLKNYTKTWKKCDIMKFRKQYVIIRNVENREIIN; encoded by the coding sequence GTGTTTAATAGATTAAAAGACTTGTTTAAAAGGAAAATTGAAAAAAGTATTACCGATACTTCCACAGATAATAATATAGTAAAATATAAAGTAAATTTGAAGGAAGGTTCTGAATTGGTAAAATGGAAAATTTTGGAAAATAATCCTGGAAATATCGGAGAACTTGAAGGTTTAGGTGATTCAGCTTTTTTAATTGCCTATGTTTTGTTTGGAATATTACAGAATAAAGGCTTTGATGTTGAAATTTTAAACGACGAAATAGAAAATAACAAATGGATATACGTAAAAGATAACGGTTACTATCTTCTCCCTTTGTTAATAAATTTCTATTATGATGAAAATAATGAATTAAAAATGTCAGCTACAATTCAAATCCATCATAAAGAAATATTTCCAAATGGTATTTTTGAGTATATTTATCCACAACAGAAAGCTGAAAATGCTATAGACGGACTTTTTGAACTCTTTGAAACTTGGGTTGATTTAGATTGGCTGACATTATGTGATTGCCTAAAATTTGAAAAATCAGAATATATGAGTATGAGAATTGATTTAGACAAGGAAAAAATAAAGTCAAAGCATGTGTTTTACGGGCCTGTTCTTAGTTACCCTAATTTTGATGTAGAAGAGGCAAAATCGAAAGGAATTGATATTGATCCTTACATTGATGAGTTTTGTCCTTGCTGCTTGTTCACGAATTCTATGGAAGCCTTTGATGAACAAATTAAAGATACAAACCAAAATTACGCAATAAGACTTTTTGCAATGAAAAATCCAGATGGAGAAATTGATGCTGATTGCAGAATTAATGGTGAAGAATATCCGCAAGCTGAGAAGTATTTAAAAAACTATACAAAAACTTGGAAAAAGTGTGATATTATGAAGTTTAGGAAACAATATGTAATTATTAGAAACGTTGAAAATAGAGAAATTATTAATTAA
- a CDS encoding HAD family hydrolase encodes MENINSKKIKNIVFDLGNVLIKFDKDTYLEEKLPKEKREAFYENVINTKEWLMLDRGTLTYPEAKKIFKEKSRHLSTEIDNFFDKDFFELLKPIKENIELLFKLKDHYEYKLYVLSNFHKDSFEYIFKHNDFFRLFEGCLVSCYFKLLKPEEKIYDTLLYEFGLIPEETLFIDDMKENIEAAEKKGIKGLYLPDYTKLKEELKNILEI; translated from the coding sequence ATGGAAAATATAAATTCTAAAAAAATAAAAAATATAGTATTTGATTTAGGAAATGTTTTAATAAAATTTGATAAAGACACGTATTTAGAAGAAAAATTACCTAAAGAAAAAAGAGAGGCATTTTATGAAAATGTAATTAATACAAAAGAATGGTTGATGCTTGACAGGGGAACTTTGACTTATCCTGAAGCTAAAAAGATTTTTAAGGAAAAAAGTCGACATTTGTCTACTGAGATTGATAATTTTTTTGATAAGGACTTTTTTGAATTGCTAAAGCCTATTAAAGAAAATATCGAACTTCTTTTTAAATTGAAAGATCATTATGAGTACAAATTATACGTACTTTCAAATTTTCATAAGGATTCTTTTGAATATATTTTTAAACACAATGATTTTTTCAGACTGTTTGAAGGCTGCCTAGTTTCGTGCTATTTCAAACTTTTAAAGCCAGAAGAAAAAATTTATGACACTCTTCTTTATGAATTTGGCTTGATTCCAGAAGAAACATTATTTATTGATGATATGAAGGAAAATATTGAGGCAGCTGAGAAAAAGGGAATTAAAGGACTTTATTTACCAGATTACACTAAATTAAAAGAAGAATTAAAAAATATTTTGGAAATTTAA
- a CDS encoding glycerol dehydrogenase — MAKIINSPSKYIQGRNEITNLATYYKLRGNSGAYLLVDKFIFDNFKNKIVESFEKEGINYHIEVFGGECSKNEINRNINILKEKKCDAVFGIGGGKTLDAAKAVSYYENIPVFIVPTIASTDAPCSALSVIYTPNGEFEEYLFLKANPDMVIMDTDIIVNAPARLLVAGIGDALATYYEAKACVDSNATSIAGGGITKAAIAIAELCKDTLFEDGLKAKISVENKVVTKALENIIEANTYLSGIGFESGGLAAAHAIHNGLTILEEGHHMYHGEKVAFGTLTQLVLENRCLCEIRKVVEFCKSVGLPTTLDELGMGSVSKERLYEVAKASTAEGETIHNMPFKVTADDVFAAILVANELGKN; from the coding sequence ATGGCAAAAATTATTAATTCACCATCAAAATACATTCAAGGAAGAAATGAAATCACCAACTTGGCAACTTATTACAAGTTACGTGGTAACAGTGGAGCATATCTGCTAGTAGACAAATTTATTTTTGATAATTTCAAGAATAAAATTGTTGAAAGTTTTGAAAAGGAAGGCATAAACTACCATATTGAAGTTTTTGGTGGGGAATGCTCTAAAAATGAAATTAACCGAAATATTAATATTTTAAAAGAAAAAAAATGTGATGCAGTATTTGGAATCGGTGGAGGAAAAACTCTTGATGCAGCAAAAGCAGTGTCTTATTACGAAAACATTCCTGTATTCATCGTTCCAACAATTGCCTCAACAGATGCACCTTGTAGTGCTTTATCAGTAATTTACACTCCAAATGGAGAATTTGAAGAATATTTATTCTTAAAGGCAAATCCTGATATGGTAATAATGGACACAGACATAATTGTAAATGCACCCGCAAGACTTCTTGTAGCTGGAATTGGAGATGCACTTGCCACTTACTATGAAGCCAAAGCCTGTGTTGATTCAAATGCAACTTCAATTGCTGGTGGAGGCATTACAAAAGCAGCCATTGCAATCGCAGAGTTATGTAAGGATACATTATTTGAAGACGGGTTAAAAGCTAAAATATCAGTGGAAAACAAAGTAGTTACAAAAGCATTGGAAAATATAATTGAAGCAAATACTTACTTGAGTGGAATTGGATTTGAAAGTGGAGGACTTGCAGCAGCTCATGCTATTCACAACGGACTTACAATTTTGGAAGAAGGACATCATATGTATCACGGAGAAAAAGTGGCATTTGGAACACTTACACAATTAGTTCTGGAAAATAGATGTCTATGTGAAATCAGAAAAGTTGTGGAGTTCTGTAAGAGCGTAGGACTTCCAACAACATTAGATGAATTGGGAATGGGTAGTGTTTCTAAAGAAAGACTGTATGAAGTGGCAAAAGCAAGTACAGCCGAAGGTGAAACAATCCACAATATGCCATTCAAAGTTACTGCTGATGACGTTTTTGCTGCAATATTAGTAGCAAATGAACTTGGTAAAAATTAA
- a CDS encoding amino acid ABC transporter ATP-binding protein — protein sequence MGKKVIEIKNIRKDFGKRTVLKDVNFDVHEKEVVSIIGSSGSGKSTLLRCINLLEKPTSGQVLIHGKDAMAGDVSLVHLREKVGMVFQQFNLFNNLSVLENCVIGQIKVLKKSREEAEKVAKEFLAKVGMERFIHAKPNQISGGQKQRVAIARALAMQPEVLLFDEPTSALDPEMVGEVLKVMKDLAKSGLTMIVVTHEMDFAHDVSSRVVFMDQGVIVEDDKPENIFENPKHERTKEFLGRMLKK from the coding sequence ATGGGAAAAAAAGTTATTGAAATAAAAAATATTAGAAAAGATTTTGGAAAAAGAACTGTTTTAAAGGATGTAAACTTTGATGTTCATGAGAAGGAAGTTGTAAGTATAATCGGTTCGTCAGGAAGTGGAAAATCAACATTATTAAGATGTATAAACCTGCTTGAAAAGCCTACGAGTGGACAAGTTTTAATTCATGGAAAAGATGCGATGGCAGGTGATGTATCGCTTGTACATTTGCGGGAAAAAGTAGGAATGGTATTTCAGCAGTTTAATTTGTTTAATAACTTGAGTGTTCTGGAAAACTGTGTAATCGGACAAATAAAAGTTCTGAAAAAATCACGGGAAGAAGCTGAAAAAGTAGCAAAGGAATTTTTGGCAAAAGTAGGAATGGAGCGTTTTATTCACGCAAAGCCAAATCAAATTTCGGGTGGACAGAAGCAACGGGTGGCAATAGCAAGAGCATTGGCAATGCAGCCAGAGGTTCTACTGTTTGACGAGCCAACATCGGCACTGGATCCTGAAATGGTTGGAGAAGTTTTGAAAGTAATGAAGGATTTGGCTAAAAGTGGACTTACAATGATTGTTGTAACGCACGAAATGGATTTTGCACACGATGTTTCAAGTCGAGTTGTGTTTATGGATCAAGGTGTAATTGTGGAAGATGACAAGCCTGAAAATATTTTTGAAAATCCAAAACATGAACGAACTAAGGAATTTTTGGGTAGAATGTTAAAAAAATAG
- a CDS encoding ABC transporter permease subunit (The N-terminal region of this protein, as described by TIGR01726, is a three transmembrane segment that identifies a subfamily of ABC transporter permease subunits, which specificities that include histidine, arginine, glutamine, glutamate, L-cystine (sic), the opines (in Agrobacterium) octopine and nopaline, etc.) → MKFSTIKNKILILLVFLATFVTGYSDDIKVGMECGYAPFNWFQNDAKNGAVKVDGGYCGGYDVEIAKVIAKKLNKNLVIVKTKWDALLGPALNSGKVDLVIAGMSATPERRQSLTFSKPYYESDLVVVVKKNGKYANAKSINDFTGAKITGQLNTLHYDVIDQMKGVQKQTAMESFPAMIVALNSGKIDGYISERPGAMAAQFSNPNLKFISFDKNTGFKYDTEEVNVAVGMKLGNTELEEQINKILDEDLTPKVRQRIMEKAIQNQPNEASRSFFGWVAFFIQNNWMTFVKGTVSTLYISITGTVVGFFIGLMVALLRYSEAEIDGQAHKYKKNGLKVLNWLSSIYIAVFRGTPMIVQSMVIYYGLSQVFHLNLSPLVAALFIVSINTGAYMSEIIRGGIDSIDSGQFEAAKAIGMTNFQLMQSIIFPQMFRNILPMIGNELIVNIKDTSVLNVISVTELFFISNSVAGTYSRYYEVFIITSVIYFFLTFTLSLILKQIEKRIDGPQHFEILDDVNGEER, encoded by the coding sequence ATGAAATTTAGTACAATAAAAAATAAAATATTAATATTATTAGTTTTTTTAGCGACTTTCGTAACAGGCTATAGTGATGATATAAAGGTTGGGATGGAGTGTGGATATGCTCCTTTCAACTGGTTTCAAAATGACGCTAAAAATGGTGCTGTGAAAGTGGATGGAGGTTATTGTGGCGGTTATGACGTTGAAATAGCCAAAGTTATTGCAAAAAAACTGAATAAAAATCTGGTAATTGTAAAAACGAAATGGGATGCATTACTTGGTCCTGCATTGAATTCTGGAAAAGTTGATTTAGTTATAGCAGGAATGTCTGCAACACCTGAAAGAAGACAAAGCCTAACATTCTCAAAACCATATTATGAATCAGATTTAGTGGTAGTCGTGAAAAAAAATGGAAAATATGCAAACGCCAAATCAATTAATGATTTCACAGGAGCAAAAATTACAGGGCAGTTAAATACACTTCACTATGATGTCATTGATCAGATGAAAGGTGTTCAAAAGCAGACTGCTATGGAAAGTTTCCCAGCTATGATAGTTGCATTAAATTCTGGGAAAATAGACGGGTATATATCAGAAAGACCTGGAGCTATGGCAGCTCAGTTTTCAAATCCTAATTTAAAATTCATTTCATTTGATAAGAATACAGGATTTAAATATGATACAGAAGAAGTGAATGTGGCTGTTGGAATGAAATTGGGAAATACAGAGTTGGAGGAACAAATTAATAAAATATTAGATGAAGATTTAACGCCTAAAGTGCGGCAACGTATTATGGAAAAGGCTATACAAAATCAGCCAAATGAAGCTTCACGTTCGTTTTTTGGATGGGTAGCATTTTTTATTCAAAATAACTGGATGACATTTGTGAAAGGTACAGTTTCAACACTGTATATTTCAATTACAGGTACAGTAGTAGGTTTTTTCATTGGATTAATGGTTGCATTATTGAGATATTCGGAAGCAGAAATCGATGGGCAAGCTCATAAATATAAAAAAAATGGATTAAAAGTTTTAAACTGGCTTTCTTCAATATATATTGCAGTATTTAGAGGAACTCCGATGATTGTACAATCAATGGTAATCTATTATGGACTTTCTCAAGTATTTCATTTGAACTTATCTCCACTGGTAGCCGCATTGTTTATTGTATCAATAAATACGGGTGCATATATGAGTGAAATTATCCGTGGAGGGATTGATTCGATTGATAGTGGACAGTTTGAAGCGGCAAAAGCTATTGGAATGACGAATTTTCAGCTGATGCAAAGTATTATTTTTCCGCAGATGTTTAGAAATATTTTACCAATGATTGGAAATGAGCTTATTGTAAATATTAAAGATACATCTGTATTAAATGTAATAAGTGTTACTGAGCTGTTCTTTATTTCAAATTCGGTTGCGGGAACTTATTCACGTTATTATGAAGTGTTTATTATAACAAGTGTGATTTATTTCTTCTTAACGTTTACGTTATCATTAATTTTAAAACAAATTGAAAAAAGAATTGACGGGCCTCAACATTTTGAAATTTTGGATGATGTTAATGGGGAGGAGAGATAA